The following is a genomic window from Babesia bovis T2Bo chromosome 4 map unlocalized Chr4_1, whole genome shotgun sequence.
TAGAGATCCTATATAAACTTACTATAACGCTAGAAGCAACCACAAGGAGGTTGGGACACTCCGGTACATAAAGTGTACGGTCAATCGATTGACCCGAGCGACGCTGATATGACCATGCAGTACCACCAGTGCTAATGTCCAAAATGGCGAGATAGCTGGATTTTGAATAGATTAGTAGAGGAGGCTGCTCTGGATATATAAACTCAAGGGTATAACGGTGACGATGTAGTTCATCTTCATTGTCAATTTCCTATGGACATTGTAATAGCGTAAACCCAACCTACCATTGAACATAGTGGCATGGACCCAATCATTGAAAATGAACTTTGACTCACGTCAGTCTTCCAGAAAGTAATGAGGTTGTCATGCGATACAGCTAAAATCTGAGATGATACAGCCAAAGCAACACCCAAACAAGGCATGTTCTTGTAGGAACCAGTAGAAACACAAACCCAAACGTAACTGCCAACGTCAGATAGATCCACTGATCTCCCAAGATCATTGACATCAACAGTCCTGTACCCAGAGAATACGTTGTCACCGGATATTACATGTTTGCGCACAATACGCCACAATTTAAATTCGGAGTCAAGTGAAGTAGtcacaaatgtgtaatccaTACCGATTTGTCGTATAGAGGTAGTATGGTTACTGTGAGGATCAGATATCTTTGTCTGCTCAGTGAAACCATTGGCGCCATGTACCCAGAATTTAAGTAAGCTTTTCCTACTGTTACGCAAAAGATCATGCTCGAAACCATTGGATAGTGGGTCTACGTTACCATCGGCACCCGCAGCCAAAACATTGCGACCTTGTACCGTCACAACAACACGGCCATCAGAACTTATTTCCAGAGCTTCAAGCTCCCAGTCCTCACCAAAGTCGTCGTCCTGACGACTTAATATGTTCACGTTCTTTAGGGTTATAAAGTCAGTCTCACGGTCATCCATGTAATTGTATCGCTGTAACTTGTTTGACCGAGTGTATATGGCTACGTTGGCTCCCATGGAGCTGGACACCTGTCCTAACGCAAAAGTAGGCCAGTATCGAATTATAGGTACAACAGGACGATTACCACATATCAGTGCTAAATTGGCACGATTCACGTCGTTCTGAAGACTAGCCATACCTGGATTCGCAAACTCCTGAGGTAAACGAATATGGTTCACGTCCTTATCAACCTTCATACCAATGGTGATAGGTACCACCAAACCAGTTATACGAGAACGAATGACCAATGCATTTGGGTCGACAAATAAAATGTCATTAGCCTCGCaagataatatatatgcactGCCAGACTTTTTACAAGTAATGTGGAATATAGCCGAGCCCAAACGAGTAAGAAACTTCTTTGCCCCTGTATGTAAGTGCCATACAACAAGGACGCCTTCCTCACCACCTGAAAGTAACATCGATCCATCAGGAGTGTATGACAAACAGTTCACGCCATGAGCATGCCAAATTaaagtagtgatactagtGCTGATCTTCCGGAAGTTAGAGAACACACCATCAGTTGtcctatggccactggtAGCCAGTGAGTGAAACCTTAATAGAATCGTTTTAAAATTACTAGGATTCAATTCAAATACACCAGTTGGTATGTCACAACATAGAATGGCGTTATCAGTGTGGTGGACCTGTTTTGACACATCCACTGAAAACACAGTTATCCTCCCCTTGGAGTCACCAACAGCAAAGTTGCTGCCATTGTAAAATGACATGCAACTTACACTAGCCAGGCATTCAAAAAATAATATCTTACGCGATTCCATGTTTATCACAATACCGGTACGGCCAACGGAAAATCCAATACAATGGAGTTCGGAATCCGTAGCAAACACATCTATCCTACGGGGGAGAGTACATACAAAAGAGTAGTCCAGTATGTAATCTGGTAATTCGGTATTAGAGATACCACGCTTAGGGTTCTTAGAACGCTTGCCTTTCCCAGTAACGGTGCCGCTATGGTCAAGATCAGTGATATCCACCTCAATGGGTATTGTAACGTCATGGTCTCCAGACGATTTCAATAGACCCTCATAATCAAGCTGTAACCTCACAACCTCGTGAGCATCCGATAGAGCAGATACACAAATCAAGTCACCACTAGATTTGCCAACACGCACGCCAATAAGACCCTTTTGTGACATGTGGAATGTACCCAATAGTAACCAGTCAATGGAACCACCCTTCTGCGATACCAAGCCTGACACCTTCAAAATGCCATCGCTAGAAGCAGTCAAAAGAATGTCAGTGTCATCATTTAGACAAAATGAATCGCAAGATGTAATCTGTACATTATGTTATTGACGACAGCAATGAAACACAACGGATACTacacatggaatccaatCCATAGGAACAAAAGTAATACAGAACCAATGTATGAAGTGTCATTCAAGCACTAATAGTAGACCAACCCACCATCTCATCATGCTCTACATAATCTGTAAACTTCTGACCCTGCTTGCAATTGTACAAAACACATTTCTTATTGTTCACCACTGCTAAAAACCGGTCGTTTCTTAATAAACAAGGAGGTTCGCTAACAATGTAACCACCAGCTTCAAGAGCATAGTCCATTAAATTGGAACCCTCAACCTCAGCCGACGGAGGGTCGGAAGGACGAGGTTTCACCGTATTACGCTCCACAGCCATGGTGTACAGTAATTAAGTCCGATATATCGGAataaataaaaatataGCGATATAATTGGATACTACCCATTGATTACGTGATTCCATCATGGAGGGGTTACCCACAATTACACCTTCCATTAAACAAATAACAAAATGCATAAATTTAACAAAATATGTGATCTAAATTTCGTCTTATTcactatatacaacacaaaAAATGGAACAACTCCAAGTAGACAAGGGTGTCTGCCAGAATGTCATAATACAATAACCCAAgtaacagtgatatacATGGACTAAAGAAAGATCATGTAAAAATGTAGTAGAATTTCATAATTTAGGATACGCAAAAGCGAATGTGGAAATTAGACCATATCAAAATGAAGCCAATAAAACGGATGGATACACATGATCCGGTATAAACCTATGACCACAACCTATCCACGTGGTAAAACGATTCAAGGGACTAGCTCCATTGTACAAGTGCCCAAAGGAGCCAGGGCAAACTTCATAGAGGCAACAAGAGGAATGAAAGTAACGATATTAGCACGAGTGTGTGTATACAAATGTGTGCCACAAGTCAGTGAAAATAGTTACACAAAAGTCTAATTATAATTGGGATTACTCAAATATGTCTTAGACAGCATGCTCAGGTGCTAAGACGCCCAGCACTGCATTGCAGCAGACACACCGAAAGGCCATGACGCGCCGGATGTACAGACAGGCACAGCATTGTATCCCAGCGACTAGTGACTACACACGAAGGTTAAAACTTAATCAGGGGAGTTATATTGATGAATATTGCATTAATAGGAGAACCAAAGTGCCATTAAAGACGCGTGTCTGTAGTCGTATGTCTACACACAATTTGTCTTGTAACGTACCAAACAAGACTTTAATAACGATATAAAGGCGTTATGACGGGCATTGGACATGATAagatggtagtggaagAGCGAATGCAGGATGTATCGCATAATGATGGACAAACAATGTACTACCCCGAAATGAGGGATCGTATGCCCTCACATAACGCCAATAATGAAATTGGTGGAAACAAAGTAATCAAGGCGCAGGGCGCCCTTATCGCACGGAGGATCAGCTCGGCGGATACCGAGGTTCCTTCCACCCTTTTCAGACGTATGTCAAGTGTAGGTAAAAGCTACAATGATGAAGGACATTCATTGCCATCGTTAAATCAGCCACGTAAGCCTTGTGGACTTAGTGCATCAGCTCGTGAAC
Proteins encoded in this region:
- a CDS encoding WD domain G-beta repeat family protein; amino-acid sequence: MAVERNTVKPRPSDPPSAEVEGSNLMDYALEAGGYIVSEPPCLLRNDRFLAVVNNKKCVLYNCKQGQKFTDYVEHDEMITSCDSFCLNDDTDILLTASSDGILKVSGLVSQKGGSIDWLLLGTFHMSQKGLIGVRVGKSSGDLICVSALSDAHEVVRLQLDYEGLLKSSGDHDVTIPIEVDITDLDHSGTVTGKGKRSKNPKRGISNTELPDYILDYSFVCTLPRRIDVFATDSELHCIGFSVGRTGIVINMESRKILFFECLASVSCMSFYNGSNFAVGDSKGRITVFSVDVSKQVHHTDNAILCCDIPTGVFELNPSNFKTILLRFHSLATSGHRTTDGVFSNFRKISTSITTLIWHAHGVNCLSYTPDGSMLLSGGEEGVLVVWHLHTGAKKFLTRLGSAIFHITCKKSGSAYILSCEANDILFVDPNALVIRSRITGLVVPITIGMKVDKDVNHIRLPQEFANPGMASLQNDVNRANLALICGNRPVVPIIRYWPTFALGQVSSSMGANVAIYTRSNKLQRYNYMDDRETDFITLKNVNILSRQDDDFGEDWELEALEISSDGRVVVTVQGRNVLAAGADGNVDPLSNGFEHDLLRNSRKSLLKFWVHGANGFTEQTKISDPHSNHTTSIRQIGMDYTFVTTSLDSEFKLWRIVRKHVISGDNVFSGYRTVDVNDLGRSVDLSDVGSYVWVCVSTGSYKNMPCLGVALAVSSQILAVSHDNLITFWKTDVSQSSFSMIGSMPLCSMEIDNEDELHRHRYTLEFIYPEQPPLLIYSKSSYLAILDISTGGTAWSYQRRSGQSIDRTLYVPECPNLLVVASSVIDNETNECTGMLELFWVERGTDGGIKVTSFYNDSREVSRVILNMTITPSPFVTTQCSDSKSSTLVLLTTNFTLETIILVSNPFSIDRPVVKSVCLKPTLGTRLRCVDQVESPVKDTFGVFIESILVRPAKSRKRAKHTHISEGICKSAEWQHRIKHPLPSNMLNAIVDPGCPTCALPSPTVVLNRLSRMVIVRHVKLD